One Dictyoglomus turgidum DSM 6724 DNA window includes the following coding sequences:
- a CDS encoding peroxiredoxin: MENLERKGIPLLGEPFPEMKVKTTHGEKVLPNDYKGKWFVLFSHPADFTPVCTTEFVAFQKRYDKFRALNTELIGLSIDQVFSHIKWVEWIKEKLGVEIEFPIIADDTGKVAEKLGLIHPGKGTNTVRAVFVVDDKGIVRLILYYPQEVGRNIDEILRAVEALQVTDKYGVATPAQWPDSEVVGKDHVIIPPAGDVETVKARLEAAKKGEIECFDWWFCHKKLTK, encoded by the coding sequence ATGGAAAATTTAGAGAGAAAAGGAATTCCCCTTTTAGGAGAGCCTTTTCCAGAGATGAAAGTTAAAACTACCCATGGTGAGAAAGTTCTTCCTAATGACTACAAAGGAAAATGGTTCGTACTTTTTAGCCATCCTGCAGACTTTACACCTGTATGTACCACTGAATTTGTAGCCTTTCAAAAGAGATATGATAAGTTTAGAGCTCTAAATACCGAGCTTATTGGGCTTAGTATTGACCAAGTATTTAGCCATATTAAGTGGGTAGAATGGATTAAGGAAAAATTAGGAGTAGAAATTGAATTTCCAATTATCGCTGATGATACAGGAAAGGTAGCAGAAAAGCTCGGATTAATTCACCCTGGAAAAGGAACCAACACAGTAAGAGCAGTATTTGTGGTAGATGACAAGGGCATAGTAAGGCTTATCCTCTACTATCCACAAGAGGTAGGAAGAAATATTGACGAGATTTTGAGAGCAGTAGAGGCACTACAAGTTACCGATAAATATGGAGTAGCAACTCCAGCTCAATGGCCCGACAGTGAAGTAGTAGGAAAGGATCATGTAATTATTCCTCCTGCAGGTGATGTGGAGACTGTTAAAGCAAGACTTGAAGCAGCTAAGAAAGGTGAAATTGAATGCTTTGACTGGTGGTTCTGCCATAAGAAATTAACAAAGTAG
- a CDS encoding MFS transporter — MKREIFLLKLFFFIYFSAWVFIFSFIPVYLREVKNFSIGMIGVLSAISSLSGALFQVYIGYLSDKFGKRKPFILIGFIVLILIYTFIFPSLKNFWSFLIVYFIVGIFTSTITTMANVLVMDYAVSERTGSHYASIRIWGSIGFLLVMLATGFYPKLVEHKVMFLMIGLIYLLGFILSIVIKESPVKTGISKVDFRSVKKIILKPEVRNFLIFYVIYFIALLGASSNVNLLIRSLGGESKHISFAYSASSFSEIPFMLIWGYLSDKLGRKPILIFTSIALPIRIFLYTLTNNPWHIILIQFMHSLTFAVIGTIPIVYMNDLVPPEERATAQGLLGMAMALSSTLGPAISGFVADLFGLPGMYRFLTFVSLISTVLAITSLKESKNRVSS; from the coding sequence ATGAAGAGGGAAATATTTCTTTTAAAGCTCTTCTTTTTTATATATTTTTCTGCATGGGTATTTATTTTCTCCTTTATCCCTGTGTATTTGAGAGAAGTTAAAAATTTTTCCATAGGAATGATTGGAGTTTTATCTGCTATTTCTTCTCTTTCGGGTGCCCTTTTTCAAGTTTATATAGGATATCTTTCTGATAAATTTGGTAAAAGAAAGCCTTTTATTCTCATAGGTTTTATTGTACTTATATTGATATATACTTTTATCTTTCCATCTTTAAAAAATTTTTGGTCCTTTCTAATAGTCTATTTTATTGTAGGAATATTTACAAGCACTATCACTACTATGGCGAATGTTCTTGTTATGGATTACGCAGTGTCAGAGAGAACAGGCTCTCATTATGCCTCCATAAGGATATGGGGAAGTATAGGATTTCTTCTGGTTATGCTTGCAACAGGATTTTATCCAAAATTGGTGGAACATAAGGTAATGTTTTTGATGATTGGCTTAATATACCTATTGGGATTTATTTTAAGTATTGTAATAAAAGAGTCTCCTGTTAAGACTGGCATCTCTAAAGTGGATTTTAGAAGTGTAAAAAAAATAATATTAAAGCCTGAAGTAAGGAACTTTTTAATCTTTTATGTGATTTATTTTATTGCTCTCTTGGGAGCATCCTCCAATGTTAACCTGTTAATAAGATCCTTGGGTGGAGAAAGTAAGCATATAAGTTTTGCTTATTCTGCAAGTTCTTTTTCAGAGATCCCCTTTATGCTTATTTGGGGTTATCTGTCAGACAAGTTGGGAAGAAAACCCATACTTATATTCACTTCTATTGCTCTTCCTATAAGAATTTTTCTATATACTTTAACTAACAATCCATGGCATATCATTCTTATTCAATTTATGCATTCCTTAACTTTTGCAGTAATAGGGACCATACCTATTGTTTATATGAATGATCTGGTGCCTCCTGAGGAAAGAGCAACAGCTCAAGGACTATTAGGCATGGCTATGGCACTTTCATCTACTTTAGGTCCTGCTATTTCAGGATTTGTAGCTGATCTTTTTGGACTTCCTGGAATGTATCGCTTTTTAACCTTTGTATCTCTAATCTCTACAGTACTTGCTATAACTTCTTTAAAGGAGTCAAAAAATAGGGTGTCCTCTTAA